The region AGCCTTTCGCCCGCCTGCTGGTATTTTGACACCTCCGCTGATAACTGCGGCTGAACAATTGCAATGTCCCCTTGTACTTTGGAGCCATCGCTTTTTTGACACAACCCATGCCTTCACGGAGGAAAAAGCACTCGCAAGTCTTAAGACGCTTCGAAGTGGTGACATCATTTTGCTACATGACCGACAAAAAACCGAACACCAAGAATTATTTTTGAAAACCCTGCGCAAGTATTTGCAAGAAACCCAAACCCAGGGATATCGTTGTGCTTGTTTGTCCGACTCGGTTTTGCAAGAAGAGGTTTTGTATGCAAGTCACTCCAGCAACGACGCCCGCAGCTAAGGAATTACTGCCTCAAGATGCCAAATTTATGGCGCAATTTATCGCCATGGCACCGTTCGTTTTTCAAACCGCTTTGTGCTTGCGAGACCTTGGCGTTCTAAATCTGCTGTGCGAAAACCTGCAAGGCATGACTTCCGAAGACATGTTGAAAAAAATGAATTTAAGCCGTTACAGCTTGAATGTTCTTTTAGATGCCGGTGAAAGCTGCGGTATCTTGAATGAAAATAATAAAACTTGGACGATCACTCAAACTGGTATTTTTTTGGAAAACGACGCCATCACACGGGTGAACATGAATTTTTCCCAGGACGTGTGCTATCAAGGTCTCTTTAATTT is a window of Bdellovibrio sp. SKB1291214 DNA encoding:
- a CDS encoding polysaccharide deacetylase family protein; amino-acid sequence: MFFFRKSPVIVRKIHSAKNEIYLTFDDGPTEDLTPQVLDLLKEMNAKANFFVIGDEARKHPDILKRIVQEGHGLFSHSLDHAYRNYFKGTAQVKNWIENSLADLNHQSKQPQKAFRPPAGILTPPLITAAEQLQCPLVLWSHRFFDTTHAFTEEKALASLKTLRSGDIILLHDRQKTEHQELFLKTLRKYLQETQTQGYRCACLSDSVLQEEVLYASHSSNDARS